Proteins co-encoded in one Theileria equi strain WA chromosome 3, complete sequence genomic window:
- a CDS encoding signal peptide-containing protein (encoded by transcript BEWA_002120A): MRLFILVPILATIKLCSAGWPCCCGGGNKDDDEGSDVHTRPRGAFRPKKVSPEHSRIYLLSSEDSVGHEGAQSNPQKPIILDLANPDKTNMNIYESDRNKVKYDEYFPNDGFYVSSVVKSGTEIWKAYGEEICTGASMYSKEDSSLLSLTIHSKSGFSVKCFERRDECWYTVGEMRSFLAKLDKMRRSRLFSSSSSGRSSPTLSQ; this comes from the coding sequence ATGAGGTTATTCATTCTAGTGCCCATTCTTGCCACCATTAAACTCTGCAGTGCTGGTTGGCCATGTTGTTGCGGAGGAGGAAATAAGGATGACGATGAGGGATCAGATGTGCATACAAGGCCAAGGGGCGCTTTTAGACCTAAAAAAGTCTCTCCGGAGCATTCTAGGATTTATCTATTGTCTTCTGAAGATTCAGTAGGACATGAAGGCGCTCAATCTAATCCTCAAAAGCCCATCATTCTGGACCTTGCAAACCCTGACAAGACAAACATGAACATTTATGAAAGCGATAGGAACAAGGTAAAGTATGATGAATACTTTCCAAATGATGGTTTTTACGTTTCATCAGTTGTCAAAAGTGGGACagaaatatggaaagctTACGGAGAGGAGATATGTACAGGAGCAAGTATGTATAGCAAAGAGGACTCCTCTCTTCTTTCCCTAACAATTCACAGCAAAAGTGGGTTTAGCGTTAAATGTTTTGAGAGAAGAGATGAATGTTGGTATACCGTTGGGGAAATGAGGAGCTTTTTGGCAAAGCTTGATAAAATGAGAAGATCTAGACTTTTCTCAAGTAGTTCCTCAGGACGATCGTCTCCCACTCTATCTCAATGA
- a CDS encoding hypothetical protein (encoded by transcript BEWA_002080A), giving the protein MPFLPSPFGETSGIYLEERPQGHTLEDVQTIEDVEPMDEDGTTPYGGTALDQDEEDQSTLHSATLPSQISDEHTVTLLTCLKNLDAGDGVDLTDLYIAFKKHAQISMNDFKALLQGLHNSENAPIVYSEDDNRIYSC; this is encoded by the exons ATGccatttttaccatcaccATTTGGAGAGACTTCTGGTATATACTTG GAAGAGAGACCACAGGGACATACCCTAGAGGATGTACAAACCATTGAAGATGTAGAGCcaatggatgaggatggaACCACTCCCTATGGAGGCACAGCTCTCGATCAAGACGAAGAGGATCAATCAACTCTCCATTCTGCAACTCTTCCAAGCCAAATTTCGGATGAGCATACAGTGACTCTCTTGACATGCCTAAAGAATTTGGACGCAGGAGATGGTGTAGACTTGACGGACTTGTACATTGCCTTTAAAAAGCACGCTCAGATTTCAATGAACGACTTCAAGGCACTTTTACAAGGACTTCACAATTCTGAAAATGCACCCATTGTATATTCAGAGGATGACAATCGTATTTATAGCTGCTAG
- a CDS encoding ENTH domain-containing protein (encoded by transcript BEWA_002100A), with product MLRNKLEASNAENQHVRLMNVSELEKCLKEALYTDTVGCPESILYDISQATYHPGFLDRILKAIWKCINSRASKVRRIQKGLSLLQYLVINGSERCISDILVHMDDINALHKLKFSPANREIGALIKEKAVKLTSLICDTEALHAKRKYTASIRDRFVSVGSNNGKMETDVLHKPVYVVDEGKPAPAPEFVRSQIDVPDNRGFLSRLFKGKQKPAVVNVGLYGLPDAQGGRGALSGHSSAYPGLAGLGASYGQGGYMQQQQPQQPGYGHADYRPSDAYSQGGYTHFNDHYGADYRQPDHRNVADYRQGDHGHASEYRQDDYGRTRYVQSQDRRQVHHGGYGNGPTRKSSLDSGSTFKKYSSSSSSSSSSDSASSYDEHIKHGKYVSRGRHKSGNRDRRVEEDSIRDDYGDVFDDSPVFHSAGHPQNDHYVHRPDEGYAGQYGHGHYYGQDHQYSQNQSYPHYPHDHQSHPQYAHDSHQYDHDHHYGRPVGGHYGYGDPGHYGNKYLEPRYASTHQDMPSVHRQYLSRADGSNPFNRG from the coding sequence ATGCTCCGGAACAAATTAGAGGCGTCCAACGCTGAGAACCAGCACGTCAGGTTAATGAACGTGTCAGAGCTCGAGAAATGCCTCAAGGAAGCTCTGTACACGGACACCGTGGGATGTCCAGAGTCGATTCTCTACGACATTTCCCAGGCGACCTACCACCCGGGATTCCTCGACAGGATCCTCAAGGCCATCTGGAAGTGCATCAACTCCAGAGCATCCAAAGTGCGTCGCATTCAAAAGGGATTATCGCTCCTCCAGTACCTCGTCATCAACGGGTCTGAACGGTGCATCAGCGACATTCTGGTCCATATGGACGACATTAACGCCCTGCACAAGCTCAAATTCTCGCCTGCGAACAGGGAGATTGGCGCTCTCATCAAGGAAAAGGCGGTGAAGCTGACCTCGTTGATTTGCGACACCGAGGCGCTGCATGCAAAGCGCAAGTATACTGCATCAATCCGAGACCGCTTCGTGTCTGTGGGATCAAACAATGGCAAGATGGAGACTGACGTGCTACACAAACCAGTCTACGTTGTTGATGAGGGGAAACCGGCGCCTGCACCCGAGTTTGTGCGCTCCCAAATTGATGTGCCTGATAACCGCGGGTTCCTCTCGAGGCTTTTCAAGGGCAAGCAAAAGCCTGCTGTGGTAAATGTTGGACTTTACGGACTCCCAGACGCTCAAGGAGGCAGGGGCGCCCTTTCAGGCCACAGCAGTGCATACCCCGGTCTCGCTGGATTGGGCGCCAGCTACGGCCAGGGTGGTTACATGCAACAGCAACAACCACAACAGCCAGGCTATGGCCACGCGGATTATAGACCTAGCGACGCCTATTCCCAAGGAGGCTACACCCATTTTAATGATCATTACGGTGCCGACTACAGGCAACCTGACCACAGGAATGTCGCCGACTATCGGCAAGGGGATCACGGGCATGCAAGCGAGTATAGGCAGGACGACTATGGACGAACTCGCTACGTACAGAGCCAAGATAGGCGACAGGTTCATCATGGAGGTTATGGAAATGGTCCAACCCGCAAGTCGTCTTTGGACTCTGGATCGACATTTAAAAAGTATTCGagttcctcttcttcctcatcatcTAGTGACTCTGCTTCTTCATATGATGAGCACATCAAGCATGGCAAGTACGTTTCGCGTGGTAGGCACAAGAGCGGTAATCGGGATAGACGAGTTGAGGAGGACTCTATAAGGGATGACTACGGGGACGTGTTTGATGACTCTCCTGTCTTCCACTCGGCAGGACACCCCCAAAATGATCACTATGTTCATCGACCAGATGAGGGCTACGCAGGCCAGTATGGGCATGGGCACTACTATGGTCAAGACCACCAGTATAGCCAAAATCAGAGTTATCCGCACTATCCTCATGATCACCAGAGCCACCCACAATACGCTCATGACAGTCATCAGTATGATCATGACCACCACTATGGTAGACCAGTGGGTGGACATTATGGTTACGGAGATCCTGGTCACTATGGGAATAAATACCTGGAGCCGCGATATGCGAGTACTCACCAGGATATGCCAAGCGTGCATAGACAGTATCTATCGAGAGCAGATGGGTCGAATCCATTTAATAGAGGATAA
- a CDS encoding hypothetical protein (encoded by transcript BEWA_002140A), whose protein sequence is MRNEKVYVILEDAAITDTQVHGAHESSEWNANYGVVSISEMSRRMRDQSDRKGALASDVDVLWMLDERIEPLDGV, encoded by the exons ATGAGAAATGAAAAAGTTTACGTCATACTAGAAGACGCCGCGATTACAGACACTCAG GTCCATGGAGCACATGAAAGTAGCGAATGGAATGCGAActacggagtagtgagcataAGCGAAATGTCACGAAGGATGAGGGACCAGAGCGACCGTAAGGGAGCTCTAGCTAGTGATGTGGATGTACTATGGATGTTGGACGAGCGTATTGAGCCTCTGGATGGAGTCTAG
- a CDS encoding hypothetical protein (encoded by transcript BEWA_002130A) — translation MGQKYSVVFDISKNKPFGNDISSYKDIKGNSVSLLRKDHPSSRAGTKFPGFKIYMHMLPEVGATYSYYLESVYYDNSLQEGLDKATVGMTKYVEVYFWEADYDNICPLFLELGDIYLHRKALNISSGIRSNKWTNVQPVSYESLRVLFENAVVISLQKTEGKKYTPHPSKDDFKVDKEPSETKFHTMTVNRDKDKPCQGYVAFTQKLDNGKPMNVLSTWNSYKKNMIRFKESIVQNEYKSAKIYYGSGDTQHNHPLILELELVKDEKGALEFYAINKDGRWEINSEIQTDNLDEKLDEQNCKYNNLFAVDLSKTAENLSKDNGSYSCGPDCKKHRITVSEYSTGNSDGYRNIQHVPDREYGDVLGRIKNGKSSLTLEGQEFPIERVSQVLVYYPLCSPKEPVLLRIYHGNAEGEWFKRDSISNNKWKRATEEDLKKGHTEKSAIKKVLDNLVKELNIPECEIKKDL, via the coding sequence ATGGGACAGAAATACTCTGTAGTTTTTGATATCAGTAAGAACAAGCCATTTGGCAATGACATAAGTTCCTATAAGGATATCAAGGGTAACTCTGTAAGTCTCCTTAGGAAGGACCACCCTTCCTCTCGTGCTGGTACCAAATTCCCTGGATTTAAGATCTACATGCACATGCTCCCAGAAGTAGGAGCGACTTACAGTTACTACCTTGAGTCAGTCTACTATGACAATAGTCTGCAAGAGGGCTTGGATAAGGCTACCGTGGGTATGACCAAGTACGTCGAAGTCTACTTCTGGGAAGCCGACTATGACAACATCTGTCCCCTATTCCTTGAACTGGGTGACATTTACCTCCACCGCAAGGCTCTAAACATATCCTCTGGCATACGCAGTAATAAGTGGACAAATGTCCAACCAGTGTCTTATGAATCCTTAAGAGTGCTCTTCGAAAATGCTGTGGTCATTAGCCTACAAAAGACTGAAGGAAAGAAGTACACTCCACACCCCTCCAAAGATGACTTCAAGGTTGACAAGGAGCCTTCAGAGACCAAGTTTCACACAATGACTGTTAATAGAGATAAAGACAAACCCTGTCAGGGTTATGTCGCCTTCACTCAGAAGCTGGATAATGGGAAACCCATGAACGTTCTCTCAACTTGGAACTCTTACAAGAAAAACATGATACGTTTCAAGGAGTCCATCGTACAGAATGAATACAAGAGTGCCAAGATATACTACGGCTCTGGAGATACTCAGCACAATCACCCTCTCATCCTGGAACTTGAACTGGtgaaagatgaaaaggGCGCCTTAGAATTCTATGCTATAAACAAGGACGGCAGATGGGAAATTAATTCAGAGATACAGACGGACAATCTAGATGAGAAACTGGATGAACAAAACTGCAAGTACAATAACCTCTTTGCAGTGGATTTATCCAAGACTGCTGAAAACCTCTCCAAGGATAATGGAAGTTACTCATGTGGACCAGACTGCAAGAAGCATAGGATCACTGTATCAGAATACTCCACTGGAAATAGTGATGGGTACAGGAACATACAACATGTTCCCGATAGAGAGTATGGTGACGTACTCGGCAGAatcaagaatggaaagtCTTCCCTTACACTGGAAGGACAGGAGTTTCCGATAGAAAGAGTCTCTCAAGTGCTAGTCTACTACCCACTATGTTCTCCAAAAGAGCCTGTTCTCCTCCGCATCTACCATGGAAATGCGGAAGGTGAGTGGTTTAAGAGAGACTCCATTAGTAACaacaaatggaaaagagCAACTGAAGAAGACCTAAAGAAAGGTCACACTGAGAAAAGTGCCATTAAGAAGGTACTAGATAATCTAGTAAAGGAGTTGAATATACCAGAATGTGAAATTAAGAAAGACCTGTAG
- a CDS encoding hypothetical protein (encoded by transcript BEWA_002110A) — MVAMHSSRSNSQDSPQSAQSTGSLQNTQSSNMEKDFSAFNAGSTANTDCNASCSANRDSIHSLGSIDSGHIGVDDHNFVDSVSSVPPLESKDYYDDYAYQYYNTYFVKNKDVRLPQSIFSGLSFMDDVAINDPDTSANLETNHPIEAEGSKDSALVDHPKDASFVQDERSMDKHQTETGNSCELLDTCTPQNGFNSSGSAVVESIYSQLEQASGVNSINTLQGRHVSIDVTDSPLELQGGDKIPSVYDLYSLDPRICSPPVTSIGFRTTVDGDDTVTSDVGKDVILEDVHTENSSIENRADYLDQASESSSERQGTKHVHFSDQVERIDSADGVGSHNFEIENGATPPSSIRKTSTGSYGSAYSSITSYFDAKNGVRSLIARSFGLKRSLRKQKAGFQAKRGYLQPLTTSSPDSIGSPSSSVGAVSPENRMQYINPTSEMRTEHSAPGDSPQQLGLSIPANAHPQNEATHSKDDATAVQEVTVEGIGSTLAQESADLPSEQVNDLSGAQSVGKEPVAEESAAKETGQQLTESPETTQAVSAEPVEAPESSDLPSLLDFFPTTDNNYKSLASITSNMEGIDLYVVVAEMMMNKVNYLNDINSFIINYRVIDPSVLGTSDTEFSIQVFSPVNGKGYHIGFGDVLRLKRVNAIVRTFRGKKYVNITLNVKKNSSIRMWIHKSNKNLQGNDNGPGTSEAASPKDATETEATTRIQELQDEAIIVRAGGKTIVSEVDVLIIDKLLAWVDTLKPLEIISKSEFRKNLMDAEERQPLDFIVYILKVVGTSEVLVCDSESKAIVKVTSDVLLLNAFKSENPVGQGNWVKLRSFVKKGDFIVNMEHSSITRLPPLDLPLYKERIETPRPSKKKRIIQINEWNSTSALNGHFPRKMTRHNGYVKKMLQLSSHDGNFETVSKPRDREQSSQEEGEIRA, encoded by the coding sequence ATGGTTGCAATGCACTCCAGTAGATCAAATTCACAAGATAGTCCACAGTCGGCGCAAAGCACAGGAAGTTTACAAAACACTCAAAGTtcaaatatggaaaaggacTTTTCGGCATTTAATGCAGGCTCCACAGCAAATACGGATTGCAATGCATCGTGCAGTGCAAATAGGGATTCCATTCACTCTTTGGGAAGTATCGATAGTGGACATATTGGCGTAGATGATCATAATTTTGTGGACTCTGTATCATCAGTGCCTCCCCTGGAGAGTAAAGACTATTACGACGATTATGCGTACCAGTACTACAATACTTACTTtgtaaaaaataaagatgtGAGATTGCCTCAAagtatattttctggaCTTTCGTTCATGGATGATGTAGCAATTAATGATCCTGATACAAGTGCAAATTTGGAAACCAACCACCCTATTGAGGCGGAAGGATCTAAAGACTCAGCGCTTGTGGATCATCCAAAAGATGCTTCTTTTGTACAGGATGAACGTTCAATGGATAAGCATCAAACTGAGACCGGTAATTCATGCGAACTCTTGGACACTTGCACTCCACAAAACGGATTCAATAGCTCAGGAAGTGCGGTTGTAGAATCCATATATTCCCAACTTGAGCAGGCATCTGGAGTGAATAGTATAAATACACTACAAGGTAGACATGTCTCCATAGACGTTACAGACTCTCCTTTGGAATTACAAGGCGGAGATAAAATTCCAAGCGTCTACGACCTCTACAGTCTAGACCCTAGAATTTGCAGTCCACCAGTAACCTCAATAGGATTTAGAACAACCgttgatggagatgatacGGTCACTAGTGATGTTGGAAAGGATGTTATTCTTGAAGATGTACATACAGAGAATAGCTCTATAGAAAATAGAGCTGACTATCTTGATCAAGCCTCAGAGTCTTCTTCTGAACGACAAGGTACAAAGCATGTCCATTTTTCGGATCAAGTTGAAAGGATTGATTCTGCAGACGGAGTTGGATCTCACAATTTTGAGATTGAAAATGGAGCTACTCCACCATCATCTATACGCAAAACGTCAACAGGTTCGTATGGCTCTGCATACTCATCCATTACTTCATATTTTGATGCCAAAAATGGAGTTAGAAGTCTAATTGCACGATCGTTTGGACTAAAGAGAAGCTTAAGGAAGCAAAAGGCTGGATTCCAGGCCAAGCGTGGCTACCTTCAGCCACTAACAACGTCGTCTCCAGATAGCATTGGATCGCCTAGCAGCTCTGTAGGAGCGGTCTCTCCAGAGAACAGGATGCAGTATATTAATCCTACTAGTGAAATGCGCACTGAACATAGTGCTCCCGGAGATTCTCCTCAACAACTTGGTCTATCTATCCCAGCTAATGCTCATCCTCAAAATGAAGCTACTCATTCTAAAGATGATGCAACGGCTGTGCAAGAGGTTACTGTAGAAGGCATTGGCTCCACTTTAGCGCAGGAGTCTGCCGATTTGCCATCTGAACAGGTTAATGATCTTTCCGGAGCTCAAAGTGTTGGCAAGGAACCAGTAGCAGAGGAGTCTGCTGCAAAAGAAACAGGTCAACAGTTGACGGAATCTCCGGAAACAACTCAGGCAGTCTCTGCGGAGCCTGTAGAAGCTCCAGAGTCATCGGATCTCCCATCTCTGCTAGACTTTTTTCCTACGACAGACAACAATTACAAAAGTCTCGCTAGTATAACGAGCAACATGGAAGGGATTGATCTCTATGTTGTAGTTGCCGAAATGATGATGAACAAAGTCAACTATTTGAACGACATAAACTCATTCATCATAAACTACAGGGTAATCGACCCTAGTGTGCTGGGAACCTCTGACACGGAGTTTTCCATCCAGGTATTTTCTCCAGTTAACGGAAAGGGATATCACATTGGATTTGGTGATGTGCTACGTTTAAAGAGGGTCAATGCAATTGTGAGGACTTTTAGGGGCAAGAAATACGTTAACATTACGCTAAACGTTAAAAAGAATTCCTCAATTCGCATGTGGATTCACAAGTCAAACAAGAATTTACAAGGAAACGATAATGGACCAGGCACTTCTGAAGCTGCATCTCCTAAAGATGCTACTGAAACTGAGGCAACTACAAGGATACAAGAGTTGCAAGATGAAGCGATAATAGTACGCGCGGGTGGTAAAACCATCGTTTCTGAGGTGGACGTGCTAATAATTGACAAGTTATTGGCCTGGGTTGACACTCTAAAACCACTGGAAATCATTTCAAAATCAGAGTTTAGAAAGAATCTAATGGATGCAGAGGAAAGACAACCCCTAGATTTTATTGTATACATTCTCAAGGTTGTTGGAACTTCAGAGGTGTTAGTTTGCGACTCTGAGTCAAAGGCTATCGTCAAGGTCACTTCTGACGTCCTGCTCCTCAACGCATTCAAATCTGAAAACCCAGTAGGTCAGGGTAACTGGGTAAAGCTCAGATCATTTGTCAAAAAGGGAGACTTTATAGTTAATATGGAACACTCGTCAATAACGCGGCTACCGCCGCTCGACCTTCCACTCTACAAGGAACGAATAGAAACTCCGAGACCAAGCAAGAAAAAGAGAATTATACAAATCAACGAGTGGAACAGCACATCCGCACTCAATGGACACTTTCCGAGAAAGATGACCAGACATAACGGATACGTCAAAAAGATGTTGCAGCTCTCTAGTCACGATGGCAACTTTGAAACCGTTTCAAAACCTCGCGACCGAGAACAGTCATCACAGGAAGAAGGAGAAATTCGCGCATAA
- a CDS encoding hypothetical protein (encoded by transcript BEWA_002090A) encodes MGREVLNMDPENWKNPQEKIYGSENTDNFKPYIAYEYSRGSGDPFRRTELIYKGKVLKQFHQLGGSITKVSTYFTNNKEVLLTISIDVTDKCFYYTNPNTAEPIDENTDFDSIVTKKETILYRGFIVMILDNIKKNSKLVYDDLSDEVKKKFWRGRDILFDLKNKPGGNNKTYISEVTDIQVDIGVEQTNGTVTKVKHVPKVKPFYIRGLRNANAQQVSLGYGFPNEPLEEFTVYYEGEFGGYRDPLLVVLTLYKVVGDLTYVESEYYISRNEYDTRWDIIRISGGGLNDENIKKVLDNIKEFTELKVSMLNSLRSRLADITEGLIIDLSKTTSESGIYDSGNSRKIPYKKTTYVDYNAVSHAHGFTSFTIKGINITKNLPISSSLLPTSNERLCILKVFYNSTQNTDYPLMIYFQYATSEKRWICRHYGDKQWTELVDCPSSDTDFSKIKESILKYSVPNVTIDVSKASGKYQPYGNSLDFTVLSNSVDSSGYNFTHIESGNKPFKIKGVTHSQTTLNDPSNLLLVELIKSTGTKTRTYFKRSGRNTTSWVILNEDSQLSGNDLSSKLKELMNEYDQSKSASENSHKGEQSPEQEGTETKSTTLDNQPKDDKDLSINPSSVQHSSNKSGAIVGVILCILLVGLVIRKVGPSVRTYIVNRYPRLRF; translated from the exons atggGTAGAGAAGTTTTGAATATGGATCCAGAAAACTGGAAAAATCCTCAAGAAAAAATATATGGAAGTGAAAATACCGATAACTTTAAACCATATATTGCATATGAATATTCTAGGGGATCTGGTGACCCATTTAGAAGAACTGAATTAATATATAAAGGCAAAGTTCTCAAGCAATTCCATCAACTAGGAGGAAGCATTACTAAAGTATCCACTTATTTCACGAACAACAAGGAAGTTCTACTCACAATATCAATAGACGTTACTGACAAATGTTTTTATTACACAAACCCTAATACCGCCGAACCTATTGATGAAAACACAGATTTTGATTCTATTGTTACAAAGAAGGAAACTATTCTTTATAGAGGTTTTATTGTGATGATTCTTGATAATATCAAGAAAAATAGCAAACTTGTATATGATGACCTGTCAGATGAAGTAAAGAAAAAGTTTTGGAGAGGAAGGGACATCTTGTTTGATCTTAAAAATAAACCCGGTGGAAATAACAAGACATATATATCGGAAGTTACAGATATCCAGGTTGATATAGGAGTTGAACAAACAAATGGTACAGTCACAAAGGTTAAACATGTCCCAAAAGTCAAACCATTCTACATTAGAGGTCTAAGGAATGCAAACGCTCAGCAGGTGAGCTTAGGCTATGGCTTCCCAAATGAGCCCCTAGAAGAGTTCACTGTGTACTATGAGGGAGAATTCGGTGGTTATAGAGATCCACTTCTAGTCGTTTTAACGTTATATAAAGTTGTTGGTGATCTAACATATGTTGAAAGTGAGTATTATATTTCTAGGAATGAATATGATACTAGATGGGATATTATCAGGATTTCAGGTGGCGGATtgaatgatgaaaatattaaaaaagTCTTAGACAATATTAAGGAGTTTACTGAACTAAAGGTTTCTATGTTAAACAGTTTAAGAAGCAGACTTGCAGATATTACTGAAGGCCTTATCATTGACCTTTCCAAGACAACTAGTGAATCTGGAATATATGATTCTGGTAATAGTAGGAAGATTCCCTATAAAAAGACAACTTATGTGGATTATAATGCGGTTTCACATGCCCATGGATTCACTAGTTTTACAATAAAAGGAATTAATATCACAAAGAATCTACCCATAAGTTCAAGTCTACTTCCTACAAGTAATGAGCGACTTTGTATACTAAAAGTTTTCTACAACAGTACTCAGAATACCGACTATCCTCTCATGATATACTTCCAATATGCTACTTCTGAGAAGAGGTGGATATGTAGACATTATGGAGATAAACAGTGGACAGAGCTTGTAGATTGTCCATCTAGTGACACTGATTTCTCCAAAATTAAAGAATCTATCTTAAAATACTCTGTTCCAAACGTTACAATAGATGTTTCCAAAGCTAGTGGTAAATACCAGCCATATGGGAATAGTCTAGACTTCACTGTTTTGAGCAACTCAGTTGACTCATCAGGATATAACTTTACACATATTGAATCAGGAAATAAACCCTTCAAAATTAAGGGAGTTACGCATAGTCAAACTACTTTGAATG ATCCGTCTAATCTTCTCCTGGTTGAGCTGATAAAATCAACTGGAACTAAAACCCGTACATATTTCAAGAGAAGTGGAAGAAACACAACCAGTTGggtaattttaaatgagGATTCCCAACTTTCCGGGAACGATCTTTCTTCAAAACTCAAAGAACTGATGAATGAATATGATCAATCCAAATCAGCATCGGAAAATAGTCATAAAGGTGAACAGTCTCCAGAACAGGAAGGAACTGAAacaaaatctactactttAGACAACCAACCAAAGGACGATAAGGACCTCTCCATAAACCCTTCATCCGTTCAACATTCCTCTAATAAATCTGGCGCCATAGTTGGAGTCATACTTTGCATTTTACTTGTTGGTCTTGTAATACGTAAAGTTGGTCCATCTGTGAGAACCTATATAGTAAACAGGTATCCCAGATTACGATTTTAA